The Gammaproteobacteria bacterium genome window below encodes:
- the purD gene encoding phosphoribosylamine--glycine ligase, whose product MKILVIGGGGREHALAWRVAQSPRVTEVLVAPGNAGTASEKKLRNVDIEPDAINSLLTLAQQEQVHLTIVGPEGPLVAGVVDEFTAAGLRCFGPSRGAARLEGSKAFMKDFLEANRIPTASYEVFDELTPALARIRERGAPIVIKADGLAAGKGVIVAQSVAEAEAAARDMLADRRFGEAGRRIVIEDCLVGEEASFIALVGGGKIMPLASSQDHKTRDEQDRGPNTGGMGAYTPAPVVTPAVHQRIMDEVMQPTVRALDESGTPYVGFLYAGLMIDESGAPRVLEFNCRMGDPETQPIMMRLQSDLAELCDGAIDGRLDELEAAWDPRAALGVVLAAGGYPDGYRKGDPISGLEHDIPGTKVFHAGTAVRDDRVVTAGGRVLCVVGLGHDVAAAQELAYRRADTITWEGAFSRRDIGHRAINR is encoded by the coding sequence ATGAAAATACTGGTTATCGGTGGCGGTGGCCGCGAGCACGCACTTGCCTGGCGCGTAGCGCAGTCACCGCGGGTAACGGAAGTGCTGGTAGCACCCGGCAACGCCGGCACCGCCAGCGAAAAGAAGCTGCGAAACGTCGATATCGAGCCGGACGCGATCAACTCGCTACTGACCCTGGCGCAACAAGAGCAGGTGCACCTGACTATCGTCGGTCCGGAAGGGCCACTGGTCGCTGGCGTGGTCGACGAGTTTACAGCGGCGGGCTTGCGCTGTTTCGGGCCGTCACGCGGTGCCGCGAGGCTGGAAGGCTCCAAGGCCTTCATGAAAGATTTTCTCGAGGCCAATCGCATTCCGACGGCAAGCTACGAAGTATTCGACGAGCTAACGCCTGCCCTGGCCCGGATTCGCGAGCGCGGCGCGCCCATTGTCATCAAGGCCGACGGCCTGGCTGCCGGCAAGGGCGTCATCGTTGCACAGAGCGTTGCGGAAGCAGAAGCGGCGGCGCGCGACATGCTGGCCGACCGGCGTTTCGGAGAAGCCGGCCGGCGCATCGTCATCGAAGACTGTCTCGTCGGTGAGGAAGCCAGCTTTATCGCGTTGGTCGGCGGCGGCAAGATAATGCCGCTGGCGAGCTCGCAGGACCACAAGACCCGTGACGAGCAGGACCGTGGGCCAAACACAGGCGGGATGGGCGCCTATACCCCAGCGCCGGTGGTAACCCCGGCTGTGCACCAGCGCATTATGGATGAAGTCATGCAGCCGACGGTGCGTGCGCTCGACGAGTCCGGCACTCCGTACGTCGGTTTTCTTTACGCCGGCCTGATGATCGATGAGTCAGGCGCACCCCGGGTACTGGAATTCAACTGCCGTATGGGCGATCCCGAGACACAACCGATCATGATGCGTCTGCAAAGTGACCTGGCGGAGTTGTGCGATGGCGCAATCGACGGGCGCCTGGACGAGCTGGAAGCAGCCTGGGACCCGCGTGCCGCGCTCGGTGTGGTGCTCGCGGCGGGCGGTTACCCCGACGGTTACCGCAAAGGGGATCCGATCAGCGGCCTGGAACATGACATCCCCGGCACCAAGGTCTTCCATGCCGGCACCGCCGTGCGTGACGACCGCGTGGTTACGGCCGGCGGCCGGGTGCTGTGTGTCGTCGGGCTGGGCCATGACGTTGCCGCGGCACAAGAGCTGGCCTATCGGCGTGCGGATACGATTACCTGGGAAGGCGCTTTCAGTCGCCGCGACATCGGGCATCGCGCAATAAACCGGTAA
- the purH gene encoding bifunctional phosphoribosylaminoimidazolecarboxamide formyltransferase/IMP cyclohydrolase, with the protein MRALLSVSDKTGIVEFARSLNALGVEIVSTGGTAKLLQQNEIAVTGVAQQTGFPEIMDGRVKTLHPRIHAALLARPGTDDDVLAELGLERFDLLVVNLYPFEQTIARPDCTLDEAIENIDIGGPAMLRAAAKNHAAVAVVVDPADYGEVLTAIKSGGPDDDLRYRLAVSAFGHTAAYDAQIARYLGAHAADADRFPERNILPLKKTADLRYGENPHQHAAFYRYSDNREASIAHSSQVQGKELSYNNLADADTALECVRQFYEPACVIVKHANPCGVAVADSALEAYRRALSTDPTSAFGGIIALNRSLDPATAEEILRLFVEVLIVPEVQDAARVVLAGKPNVRVLVTGWWDMERLEGTEYRSINGGLLAQDRDTRLVAPEDLEVVTQRSPTEHELRDLLFAWKVCKYVKSNAIVFAKDQMTIGIGCGQTSRVHSARIAAMKAVDAGLAVKGSAMASDAFFPFRDGIDTAAGHEAIAVIQPGGSRRDEEVIAAANEHGMAMVFTGMRHFRH; encoded by the coding sequence TTGCGTGCACTGCTCAGCGTTTCTGACAAGACCGGCATCGTCGAGTTTGCCCGCAGCCTCAATGCACTCGGGGTAGAAATCGTCTCCACCGGCGGCACGGCAAAACTGCTGCAGCAAAATGAAATCGCCGTCACCGGCGTAGCACAGCAGACCGGCTTCCCCGAGATCATGGACGGCCGGGTCAAGACGCTGCACCCGCGTATTCATGCAGCCCTGCTTGCGCGGCCTGGCACCGATGACGACGTGCTTGCCGAACTGGGCCTGGAGCGCTTCGACCTGCTGGTCGTCAACCTGTATCCGTTCGAGCAGACGATTGCGCGGCCGGATTGTACGCTGGACGAGGCTATCGAGAATATCGACATCGGCGGCCCCGCCATGTTGCGTGCCGCCGCAAAGAACCATGCGGCCGTGGCTGTGGTCGTCGATCCGGCCGACTATGGCGAAGTTCTGACAGCCATCAAGTCCGGTGGCCCGGATGACGACCTGCGTTACCGCCTGGCGGTGAGCGCGTTCGGCCACACTGCGGCCTACGACGCGCAGATCGCCCGTTACCTGGGTGCGCATGCTGCAGACGCCGACCGGTTTCCGGAACGTAATATCCTGCCGCTGAAAAAGACGGCAGATCTGCGCTACGGGGAAAACCCCCACCAGCACGCGGCATTTTATCGCTACAGCGATAATCGCGAAGCTTCAATCGCACACTCCAGCCAGGTGCAGGGCAAGGAGTTGTCATACAACAATCTGGCCGACGCCGACACTGCTCTCGAATGCGTGCGCCAGTTCTATGAACCTGCCTGCGTAATCGTCAAACATGCCAACCCGTGCGGGGTCGCGGTGGCTGACAGCGCTCTCGAAGCCTACCGGCGCGCGCTGTCGACAGACCCGACATCGGCATTCGGCGGCATCATTGCCCTCAATCGCAGCCTCGACCCGGCCACAGCAGAGGAAATACTGCGCCTGTTCGTTGAAGTTCTGATCGTGCCCGAGGTGCAGGACGCGGCGCGCGTCGTGCTGGCAGGCAAGCCCAACGTGCGCGTGCTGGTCACGGGTTGGTGGGACATGGAGCGCCTCGAAGGCACCGAGTATCGCTCGATCAACGGCGGTCTCCTCGCGCAGGATCGCGATACGCGACTGGTTGCCCCGGAAGATCTTGAAGTTGTCACGCAGCGCTCGCCCACCGAACACGAATTACGCGATCTGCTGTTCGCCTGGAAGGTGTGCAAGTACGTCAAGTCCAACGCCATTGTCTTTGCCAAGGACCAGATGACTATAGGCATTGGTTGCGGCCAGACCAGCCGCGTCCACAGTGCCCGCATCGCCGCGATGAAAGCAGTGGATGCCGGCCTCGCCGTCAAGGGCTCGGCGATGGCATCGGATGCGTTTTTTCCGTTTCGCGATGGCATCGACACTGCTGCCGGGCACGAAGCAATCGCAGTAATCCAGCCAGGCGGATCACGCCGCGATGAGGAAGTTATCGCAGCCGCCAACGAGCACGGCATGGCAATGGTTTTCACTGGCATGCGTCATTTCAGGCACTGA
- the fis gene encoding DNA-binding transcriptional regulator Fis, whose protein sequence is MRLQRKKTKTGESRQVGQRTLNGKNIATARRMSAGKPLRDLTEEALNGYFANLNGHEPARLYGLVLREVEEPLLRSVMAYTRGNQSRAAEVLGINRGTLRKKLKTYGLTDSR, encoded by the coding sequence ATGCGGTTGCAGCGTAAGAAAACCAAAACAGGGGAGTCTCGGCAGGTGGGACAACGGACTTTGAACGGAAAAAATATTGCCACCGCGCGAAGGATGAGCGCCGGCAAGCCGCTACGCGATTTAACTGAAGAAGCACTCAACGGCTACTTCGCCAACCTGAACGGTCATGAGCCTGCCAGGCTTTACGGACTGGTGTTGCGTGAGGTTGAGGAGCCGCTGCTGCGCTCGGTCATGGCTTATACCCGTGGCAATCAGAGTCGCGCAGCCGAAGTTCTGGGTATAAACCGGGGTACGCTGCGCAAGAAGCTCAAAACCTACGGTCTTACGGACAGTCGCTGA
- the dusB gene encoding tRNA dihydrouridine synthase DusB, with protein MKIGPYQFSNNLALAPMAGVTDKPFRLLCLRLGAAMAAGEMISADPRLMQTVKSRRRMDHSGEPEPRIVQIAGGDPQMMAAAARFNAERGAGIIDINMGCPAKKVCNKAAGSALLRDEDHVRRILDATVAAVDVPVTLKIRTGWSPEEKNCVRIAEIAEQCGVQAIAIHGRTRACKFGGHAEYQSIAEVKRAISIPVIANGDIDSAQRAREVLQQTGADGLMIGRAAQGRPWVFREIAACLSTPDKNDQNAAPAVAELRDIMLAHLEELYRFYGEQTGVRVARKHLGWYCRNRTDAGQYRNAVVRVDSAAQQVNLTRQYFERATDDAVAA; from the coding sequence GTGAAAATCGGCCCGTACCAGTTCAGCAATAACCTGGCGCTGGCGCCGATGGCCGGCGTTACAGACAAACCCTTCCGGCTGCTGTGCCTGCGACTGGGCGCAGCGATGGCCGCAGGCGAAATGATAAGCGCGGATCCGCGCCTGATGCAGACCGTCAAAAGCCGTCGACGCATGGACCACAGCGGTGAGCCCGAGCCACGCATCGTGCAAATTGCCGGCGGCGATCCACAGATGATGGCCGCTGCAGCTCGCTTTAATGCCGAGCGTGGCGCCGGAATTATCGACATAAACATGGGATGCCCGGCAAAAAAAGTTTGCAACAAGGCCGCTGGCTCAGCGCTTCTGCGTGACGAAGATCATGTCCGGCGAATACTTGATGCGACTGTAGCCGCCGTCGACGTACCCGTTACGCTGAAAATCCGCACCGGGTGGTCACCGGAAGAGAAAAACTGCGTGCGCATCGCGGAAATTGCCGAACAGTGCGGTGTACAGGCCATCGCGATTCATGGTCGCACGCGCGCCTGCAAGTTTGGCGGTCATGCCGAATACCAGTCGATTGCCGAAGTCAAGCGCGCGATTTCCATACCAGTCATCGCCAACGGCGACATCGACTCCGCGCAGCGGGCACGTGAAGTTTTGCAACAAACCGGGGCTGACGGCCTGATGATTGGTCGCGCAGCACAAGGCAGACCGTGGGTTTTCAGAGAGATCGCCGCGTGTCTTTCGACGCCGGACAAGAATGACCAAAACGCCGCGCCGGCGGTCGCCGAACTCCGTGATATTATGCTCGCCCACCTTGAGGAGCTGTATCGTTTTTACGGCGAACAGACCGGGGTGCGGGTAGCCAGAAAACACCTCGGCTGGTACTGCAGGAATCGCACGGATGCAGGGCAATACCGCAATGCCGTAGTTCGGGTTGACTCGGCTGCACAACAGGTGAATCTGACAAGACAATATTTTGAACGCGCGACTGATGATGCGGTTGCAGCGTAA
- a CDS encoding DUF3426 domain-containing protein produces the protein MYTQCPDCSAVLEITASDLAVAGGFARCGQCGKSFDALRTISDAVPETKPAPDTAPEQSPADEDDKAADAAAAAPDGGKQGGQSEADDSVVPAKATEQSLADEEDEVVEPAAAAPGDDEQTGQSEADVTVLEVGADEALATDTEDDDQDDKAPEAAASADDEQAGQSEADVTVLDVGADEALATDTEDDDDATSDDNAEDDSGEVPAVTTVEKEAVDEEDDEILLDESYQPPEVDDEESFLDDEWDDDDESFTDTEAADGSEDSLFAGFDDGADESIDADVVASLPETETASAADRPEDTADSEEAVDESALFSLPLPELTALDRDHDVVIPEKMEGGAAAQDPFAQTAVSPGQPELPEPPEPPPAALVSSAASDAYDAEDARDLRDYLRAPGSRAATIGWSVGAALMTLLLVGQIVHRNRGDLVIHPRFGPAVSSLYGVAGGAPRPNWRISDYKVVGQARLFEMPADETTDNADDSTALRFVAIISNGADLPQPAPMVRLTLRDRWGDPTGIRDFTPPEYLADRALVGELLEPGQRLRVVLNLHDPGTDVVGFDFDMCLPDGAGTLRCADEG, from the coding sequence GTGTATACACAATGTCCTGATTGCAGCGCGGTACTGGAGATAACGGCGTCCGACCTCGCCGTTGCGGGCGGCTTTGCGCGCTGCGGCCAGTGCGGCAAATCATTCGATGCATTACGCACGATCAGTGACGCCGTGCCGGAGACAAAGCCGGCACCGGATACTGCGCCAGAACAATCACCGGCCGATGAAGACGACAAGGCGGCTGATGCGGCAGCAGCTGCGCCAGATGGCGGCAAGCAGGGCGGACAAAGCGAAGCCGATGACAGCGTCGTTCCTGCCAAAGCAACAGAGCAGTCGCTGGCTGATGAAGAGGACGAAGTCGTTGAACCGGCTGCAGCTGCGCCCGGCGACGACGAGCAGACCGGACAAAGCGAGGCTGATGTCACCGTGCTGGAGGTTGGTGCAGACGAGGCACTGGCGACGGACACGGAGGATGACGATCAGGACGACAAGGCCCCTGAAGCAGCTGCGTCAGCCGACGACGAGCAGGCCGGACAAAGCGAGGCTGATGTCACCGTCCTGGATGTTGGTGCAGACGAGGCACTGGCAACGGACACGGAGGATGACGACGATGCCACTTCTGACGACAATGCTGAAGATGATTCCGGCGAAGTCCCGGCGGTAACTACGGTCGAAAAGGAAGCAGTCGACGAGGAAGACGACGAGATTCTTCTGGATGAGTCATACCAGCCACCGGAAGTCGATGATGAAGAATCGTTTCTCGACGACGAGTGGGATGACGACGATGAAAGCTTTACAGACACCGAGGCTGCAGACGGAAGCGAAGACAGCCTGTTTGCCGGCTTCGACGATGGCGCTGATGAGAGCATCGACGCCGATGTCGTTGCCAGCCTGCCGGAGACCGAAACCGCATCCGCTGCTGACCGGCCTGAAGACACCGCGGACAGCGAAGAAGCTGTCGACGAATCCGCGCTGTTCAGCCTGCCGCTGCCGGAACTAACCGCGCTCGACCGCGACCATGACGTTGTTATTCCGGAAAAAATGGAGGGTGGCGCTGCAGCACAGGACCCGTTTGCGCAGACCGCAGTCTCGCCAGGCCAGCCGGAGCTGCCGGAACCGCCCGAACCTCCGCCGGCGGCTCTCGTATCAAGTGCGGCAAGCGACGCTTACGATGCCGAGGATGCGCGTGACCTGCGCGACTACCTGCGGGCGCCGGGCAGCCGTGCTGCAACAATTGGCTGGTCCGTCGGGGCAGCACTGATGACCCTGCTGCTGGTCGGGCAGATCGTGCATCGAAATCGTGGCGACCTGGTCATCCATCCACGGTTTGGTCCGGCAGTCAGCTCCCTGTATGGGGTAGCGGGTGGTGCACCACGACCAAACTGGCGCATCAGCGATTACAAGGTGGTCGGCCAGGCACGCCTGTTTGAAATGCCTGCCGACGAGACGACGGATAATGCCGACGATTCCACCGCACTGCGTTTCGTGGCGATCATTTCCAACGGCGCCGACCTGCCGCAGCCGGCACCGATGGTTCGGCTAACCCTGCGCGACCGCTGGGGCGACCCGACCGGCATACGCGACTTCACTCCTCCTGAGTACCTGGCGGATCGCGCCCTGGTCGGCGAATTGCTCGAACCCGGACAGCGGCTGCGTGTCGTGCTGAACCTGCATGACCCCGGCACGGATGTAGTCGGATTCGATTTCGACATGTGCCTGCCTGATGGCGCCGGCACCCTGCGCTGCGCCGACGAGGGCTAG
- the prmA gene encoding 50S ribosomal protein L11 methyltransferase produces the protein MAWQKLIVEIGAEQRCALEEQAIELGALSVSLEDAGDEPLLEPAPGATPYWSRLRFSALFPDDVDREDIVNQLACAHATWQPLEERDWQRAALQEFEPACFGGRLWICPTGKTPGNAKHIVRLDPGLAFGTGRHATTALCLEWLAGNSVDGCTVLDFGCGSGVLGLAAVALGARQVFAADIDEQALTATRNNAAANRCGEKFHISLPGKLPAVSVDIAMANILAGPLIGLVPVLAGMLRPGGAVVLSGILDDQAEQVWQAYAPWFENEQCSIRAGWARLSGTRNDRVYTMS, from the coding sequence ATGGCCTGGCAAAAACTGATCGTCGAGATCGGCGCCGAGCAACGTTGTGCGCTGGAAGAACAGGCCATAGAGCTTGGTGCGCTTTCGGTCAGCCTGGAAGATGCCGGCGACGAGCCGTTGCTGGAACCGGCGCCGGGGGCCACGCCGTACTGGTCGCGACTGCGTTTCAGCGCCCTGTTCCCGGACGACGTTGACCGTGAAGACATCGTCAATCAACTCGCATGCGCGCACGCCACCTGGCAGCCGCTGGAGGAGCGCGACTGGCAGCGTGCCGCGCTGCAGGAATTCGAGCCGGCCTGTTTTGGCGGCCGATTGTGGATTTGCCCGACGGGCAAAACGCCGGGAAATGCGAAACACATAGTTCGGCTCGACCCCGGGCTGGCGTTTGGCACCGGGCGTCATGCGACGACCGCGCTGTGCCTGGAGTGGCTGGCCGGGAATTCGGTCGACGGATGCACGGTGCTTGATTTCGGCTGCGGCTCCGGCGTGCTTGGCCTGGCTGCGGTGGCGCTGGGAGCACGACAGGTTTTTGCTGCCGACATCGATGAGCAGGCCCTGACAGCCACCCGCAATAATGCGGCCGCCAATCGTTGCGGCGAGAAATTTCACATTTCGTTGCCCGGAAAACTGCCGGCTGTCAGCGTCGATATCGCCATGGCCAACATACTGGCCGGCCCGCTGATCGGACTCGTGCCGGTGCTGGCCGGAATGTTGCGACCGGGCGGTGCAGTCGTGCTTTCGGGTATTCTCGACGACCAGGCGGAGCAGGTATGGCAGGCTTATGCTCCATGGTTTGAAAACGAACAGTGCTCCATACGTGCCGGCTGGGCCCGTTTGAGCGGCACCCGAAACGATCGTGTATACACAATGTCCTGA
- the aroQ gene encoding type II 3-dehydroquinate dehydratase, with the protein MAKILLLNGPNLNLLGSREPDKYGATTLADIESKLERMATAEGHQLDSLQSNAEHELVDRIQAAAGDGTAFIIINPGAFTHTSVALRDALLAVAIPFIELHLSNIQAREEFRHRSLISDIAAGTIAGLGAHGYELAMQAVNRRLAQG; encoded by the coding sequence ATGGCAAAAATCCTGCTGCTAAACGGCCCCAACCTGAACCTGCTTGGCAGCCGTGAGCCGGACAAATACGGCGCCACCACGCTGGCTGATATCGAAAGCAAACTCGAGCGTATGGCCACCGCCGAGGGTCATCAGCTGGATTCGCTGCAAAGCAACGCCGAACATGAACTGGTCGACCGTATCCAGGCTGCCGCCGGTGACGGCACCGCCTTCATCATCATCAATCCGGGCGCATTCACCCATACCAGCGTGGCGCTACGCGACGCTTTGCTCGCCGTGGCAATCCCTTTCATTGAACTACACCTCAGCAACATCCAGGCGCGTGAAGAATTCCGTCATCGTTCGTTGATCAGTGATATTGCTGCCGGCACCATCGCCGGCCTGGGCGCACACGGCTATGAGCTGGCCATGCAGGCCGTCAATCGCCGCCTCGCCCAGGGCTGA
- a CDS encoding TlpA family protein disulfide reductase, which produces MNTRNLILLAALLAASFAAGYQFYTSRPQPVGYAKVVAEKKLPATRPVFALPDVNGNERSITEWDGKALVVNFWATWCPPCLREIPMLIEARDELAAREIEIIGIAMDDPAAVHEFASRTSFNYPVLVGEQEAVDAAEAFGADVIALPITVFTNHAGEVIEIHAGELHREQLDAAIAKLR; this is translated from the coding sequence TTGAACACCCGCAACCTGATCCTGCTGGCTGCGCTGCTGGCGGCCTCATTCGCCGCTGGCTACCAGTTCTATACATCCCGCCCGCAGCCGGTGGGCTACGCAAAGGTGGTGGCGGAAAAAAAGCTGCCGGCAACCCGCCCCGTATTTGCACTGCCTGATGTTAACGGCAACGAAAGATCCATAACCGAATGGGACGGCAAGGCGCTGGTGGTCAACTTCTGGGCAACCTGGTGCCCGCCGTGCCTGCGCGAGATACCGATGCTGATCGAGGCCCGTGATGAGCTGGCGGCCCGTGAAATCGAGATTATTGGCATCGCCATGGACGACCCTGCAGCAGTGCACGAGTTTGCATCACGCACCAGCTTCAATTACCCGGTACTGGTCGGCGAACAGGAAGCCGTGGATGCCGCGGAGGCTTTCGGCGCCGATGTCATCGCGCTGCCGATTACGGTGTTTACAAACCATGCCGGCGAAGTGATCGAAATACATGCGGGCGAGCTGCACCGTGAGCAGCTGGATGCGGCGATCGCGAAACTTCGGTAG
- a CDS encoding protein-disulfide reductase DsbD — protein MPRTLLACLLLLPALAGAAEDVIPPDEAFRYTVTATADELRVDWRIEPGYYLYRHRFGFDSRTDSVELGAAIIPPGKKKTDEFFGESEIYRDALRVVLPYTRAADAPAQMTLQLRSQGCADIGLCYPPQTWTAEVALPVRVASTNNGGVDLMALLQDNAQASSEFLHPDEAFRFVADMADDYTLAVRFKIAEGYYLYRDKFAFTSDSQLVQFGTPRLPAGTPKTDEFFGATEVFYNQVEIRVPMSRAGPEPGDFNLNIGFQGCAEDGICYPPMTRDTVVLLPAASSAPPGPLMDEPVSEQDRLAETIRSGNLGLVALMFFGTGLLLAFTPCVFPMVPILSGIIVGQGPDITTRRAFTLSAIYVVAMALTYTAAGVAAALLGQNLQAVFQQPAVIIVFSLVFVALALAMFGTYEFQMPAAMQDKLNEMSNKQSGGTLFGVGIMGVLSALIVGPCVAAPLAAALIVIGQSGDPLRGGLALFVMSLGMGAPLLVFGASAGHLLPRAGAWMTTIRGAFGVLMLGIAIWMLSRILPDQVTMFLWAGLVLMSGIFLGAFAPLPQDADTRHKLAKGGGIMAVVYGVLLVIGAATGGTDPLRPLSGSSLAGGSATQQEGLVFRPIKSVADLQREVRAASAAGQSTMLDFYADWCVECKKMEKTTFHNPAVLAALGNTVLLQADVTANDEIDRALLNHFGIYGPPTIAFFGRDGLERKNYRVVGYMGAAEFAAVVTGATTP, from the coding sequence ATGCCTAGAACACTTCTAGCCTGCCTGTTGCTGCTGCCTGCACTGGCGGGTGCCGCAGAGGATGTGATTCCGCCCGACGAGGCGTTCCGCTACACCGTCACAGCCACAGCCGACGAGCTGCGCGTCGACTGGCGTATTGAACCCGGTTATTACCTCTACCGTCATCGCTTCGGCTTTGACAGCCGCACAGATAGCGTCGAACTGGGTGCGGCGATTATCCCGCCGGGCAAGAAAAAGACCGACGAATTCTTTGGTGAATCGGAAATCTACCGCGACGCGCTGCGCGTCGTGCTGCCATACACCCGCGCTGCCGATGCGCCGGCGCAGATGACATTGCAGCTGCGCTCGCAGGGTTGCGCCGACATTGGCCTGTGCTACCCGCCACAGACCTGGACCGCTGAAGTAGCCCTGCCGGTCCGCGTTGCCAGCACCAATAACGGTGGCGTCGATCTGATGGCCCTGCTGCAGGATAACGCGCAGGCCAGCAGTGAGTTTCTCCATCCCGATGAAGCGTTTCGTTTCGTTGCCGACATGGCGGACGATTACACGCTTGCGGTACGTTTCAAAATTGCAGAGGGTTACTACCTTTATCGCGACAAGTTTGCGTTCACCAGCGACAGCCAGCTGGTGCAATTCGGCACACCGCGACTGCCGGCCGGCACGCCAAAAACCGACGAGTTTTTCGGCGCGACCGAGGTTTTTTACAACCAGGTCGAAATTCGTGTGCCGATGTCCCGCGCCGGGCCGGAGCCAGGAGACTTCAACCTCAATATCGGCTTCCAGGGCTGCGCTGAAGACGGCATCTGCTATCCGCCGATGACGCGCGATACCGTGGTGCTGTTGCCGGCAGCCAGCAGCGCTCCACCCGGCCCGCTGATGGATGAGCCGGTCAGCGAACAGGACCGGCTGGCCGAAACTATCCGCAGCGGCAACCTGGGGCTGGTTGCGCTGATGTTCTTTGGCACCGGGCTGTTGCTGGCCTTTACGCCCTGCGTCTTCCCGATGGTGCCAATCCTGTCTGGAATTATTGTCGGCCAGGGGCCGGACATCACGACGCGACGCGCCTTCACGCTGTCCGCCATTTATGTGGTGGCAATGGCGCTGACCTATACCGCAGCCGGCGTGGCCGCCGCCTTGCTCGGCCAGAACCTGCAGGCGGTCTTTCAGCAGCCGGCAGTAATCATTGTGTTCAGCCTGGTGTTTGTGGCACTCGCGCTGGCCATGTTTGGCACCTACGAATTCCAGATGCCGGCCGCGATGCAAGACAAGCTCAACGAGATGAGCAACAAACAAAGCGGCGGAACACTTTTCGGCGTTGGCATCATGGGCGTGCTTTCGGCATTGATCGTCGGGCCCTGTGTCGCCGCACCACTGGCGGCAGCACTGATTGTCATCGGCCAGAGCGGCGACCCGCTGCGTGGCGGGCTGGCGCTGTTTGTCATGAGCCTGGGTATGGGCGCCCCGCTGCTGGTGTTCGGTGCCTCGGCCGGCCACCTGCTGCCACGCGCCGGCGCCTGGATGACGACGATTCGCGGTGCCTTCGGGGTGCTGATGCTGGGCATCGCCATATGGATGCTTTCGCGAATTCTGCCGGATCAGGTCACGATGTTTCTGTGGGCCGGGCTGGTACTGATGAGCGGAATTTTCCTCGGCGCCTTTGCGCCATTACCGCAGGACGCAGACACGCGACACAAACTGGCCAAGGGCGGCGGGATCATGGCCGTCGTTTATGGCGTGCTGCTGGTGATCGGCGCAGCAACGGGTGGTACCGACCCGCTGCGGCCGCTGAGTGGCAGCTCGCTGGCCGGTGGCTCAGCAACACAGCAGGAAGGCCTGGTCTTCAGGCCGATCAAGAGCGTCGCCGACCTGCAGCGCGAGGTCCGGGCCGCCAGCGCAGCCGGGCAATCCACCATGCTCGACTTCTATGCGGACTGGTGCGTCGAATGCAAGAAAATGGAAAAAACCACATTTCACAATCCCGCCGTCCTGGCCGCACTCGGCAATACCGTCCTGCTGCAGGCAGACGTGACCGCCAACGATGAAATCGATCGCGCGCTGCTGAATCACTTTGGTATTTACGGCCCGCCGACCATTGCTTTCTTCGGCCGCGATGGCCTGGAACGAAAAAACTATCGCGTCGTTGGTTACATGGGTGCCGCCGAATTCGCGGCCGTGGTCACAGGAGCGACAACGCCTTGA
- a CDS encoding divalent-cation tolerance protein CutA, translating to MNSEPDQTLLIFCSCSADAAGELASALVEQRLAACVSCLPARSTYRWQGEVTADDEVLLIIKTVQHRYPALEQSLLELHPYELPEILAVPVSAGLPDYLAWVAENTR from the coding sequence ATGAATTCCGAGCCTGACCAGACCCTGCTGATCTTCTGTTCCTGCTCCGCAGATGCCGCCGGCGAGCTGGCCTCTGCCCTGGTGGAGCAGCGCCTCGCCGCCTGCGTCAGCTGCCTGCCGGCACGCTCAACCTACCGCTGGCAGGGCGAGGTTACCGCCGACGACGAGGTGCTGCTGATCATCAAGACGGTGCAGCACCGTTACCCGGCACTGGAACAAAGCCTGCTTGAACTGCATCCTTATGAACTTCCGGAAATACTGGCAGTCCCTGTGAGTGCCGGTTTGCCCGATTACCTGGCCTGGGTCGCCGAGAACACGCGCTGA
- the groES gene encoding co-chaperone GroES — MKLRPLHDRVIVRRVEEETRSPGGIVIPDTAAEKPSRGEVIAVGNGKVLDNGDVRPLTLKQGDKVLFGKYSGTEVKIEGEDILVMREDDVMAVLDD; from the coding sequence ATGAAACTGCGTCCACTGCACGACCGTGTGATCGTCCGACGCGTCGAGGAAGAGACCAGGTCACCGGGCGGGATCGTAATTCCCGACACCGCAGCAGAAAAACCCAGCCGTGGCGAAGTCATCGCCGTCGGCAACGGTAAAGTGCTCGACAATGGTGATGTGCGTCCGCTGACCCTCAAACAGGGCGACAAGGTGCTGTTCGGCAAGTACAGCGGTACCGAGGTAAAGATCGAAGGCGAGGACATCCTTGTCATGCGCGAAGACGACGTCATGGCAGTCCTTGACGACTAA